The genomic segment TGGAGATAGACACGGAAGAGGTGCTGGAGGCGGCCGGCACCAAGTGGAATTTCCTCCCCTTTCGTCCCGGCCTGGTGGGTGGACACTGCATCGGTGTTGATCCATACTATCTCACCCACAAGGCCCAGGAACTTGGTTACCACCCTGAAATTATCCTTGCCGGCAGGCGCATCAACGATGGGGTCGGCAGCTATGTGGCCGCAGAACTGGTCAAGGCAATGCTCAAGAAAAAGTGTCCCATGGGAAGCGCCCGGGTACTGATCATGGGCCTCTCCTTCAAGGAAAACTGCCCGGACATCCGTAACTCCAAGGTCATTGATATCATCAAAGAACTACAGAGCTTTGGCATAGAGGTAGATGCCTATGATCCCTGGGTGCAGAGATCTCAGGCCGAAAGAGCCTATGGCATCAGCCCCATTGAAGCACCCGCTCCCAAAAGCTACGACGGTATCGTCCTGGCCGTGGGTCATCGGGATTTTGCCCAAATGGGTGCCGAAGCCATCCACGCCCTCGGCAAAACACCCCATGTTCTCTATGATATTAAGTGCCTACTCCCCAGCGACCAGGTAGACCTACGCCTATAGGATTACCTATAGAAATTATCGAGCCCACTCTCATAAACAAGATCGCTTAGGGAAGTTGATAAACGGGCCGCACCTTCTTATCCAGATAATAGGGCATCATCTCCTGAGCAAGAGCTGCCAAGGTGGCCTGCCGATTAGCCGGAGCGGGATGGGTGGAGAGAAATTCCGCTGGCCTGGAACCGCCTTCCTTTGCCATTTTCTCCCATAGGCTCCCGGCTGCCCTTGGATCATAGCCAGCCAGGGCAGCAAATTTAATTCCCATAACATCTGCCTCATTTTCAGCAGCCCGGCTATTGGGCAGGGTCACGGCCAGACTAGCGGCAAGCACCGTCCCGCTCATAATAGCCCCCCGATTGTCACTATCCCTCGTAGCAATGGCCATCCCAAGGGTGCCAATGCTGGAGGCCATGGCAACGGACATTTTTTCTGCGGTATGGTTAGCCAGGGCATGGGAAATTTCATGGGCCATCACCTGAGCAAGCTCGTCATCAGTCAACTTCAGCTTATTAACAATCCCCGTATAGACTGCCATCTTCCCGCCCGCCATACACCAGGCATTAACAGTTTCATCTGCATCGATCACCTTCACATCCCACTGCCACTTTTTTGCCTCGGGATGGCTGATAATCGCCTGAGCAATAATACGACCCGTAATCAGGCGGACACGCCGACTCAGGGCAGGATCCGAATCCACCTTTCCATCCTTCTGCAAGGGCTGAATAGTCTGCACATATGCCTGCCGAGAGGAGGCCACAGCAGATTCAGGGGAGACCAGCATCAACTGCGAACGTCCGGTAGGGCTGGTTGCACAGGCACTCAGAGAGAAAAGCATAAAAAAGGTTATCAACCATCTGTTCATAAAAACTCCTTTAAAGATTTGCCCATCGCTGGGCCTGATAGGATTAACATCTCCAAAACAGGATACCCTACAATACCTTGAAACAAAAAAAATCCCCCTCATATCAAACAGCGACATGAGGGGGATATCTATTCCGAGCAGAGTTCGTGGAACCTACATCAACAAATTAGGCAACCACAGTACGATTTGCGGGCAGAAGGTGATCAACAGAATCACACCGATGGTAACCGCACAGAAGGGCAGGGCCTTCACGGAAATTTTCTCAATTGAGACATCGGCAATACCCGAGGCAATAAATATATTTTCCCCCAGAGGCGGTGTAGAGAAACCAACACCACAACAACAAACCAGAACAACACCAAAGTGAATTGGGTCAACCCCAAATGCTGTCATTACAGGAAGCAGTACAGGAGTTACCAAGAGGATGATGGCCAGGGTCTCCATGAACATACCAAAGAAAAGGAGAAGGATAAGAACAAATATCCAAACCAGATTTACATTGGTTGTCATGGTCAAAAGCCACTCTACGATCTGATTGGGAATACGGTACTGAATGAGCAAACGACCAAAGGCATAGGCGGTAAACATGATAACAAGAACACGACCGGTAATCCAAGAGGTGGTCTCGAGACATTTCTGCACAGACTTGAAGGTAAGTTCACGATAAATAAAGATACCGACAAAGAGCACATAGAAGATTGCTACGATAGCAGCCTCTGTAGGGGTAAAGATACCAGTATAGATACCACCGAGGATAACAACCGGGGCCATGATAGCCCAAAAGCCATCCTTAACAGATTTAATCAGCTCTTGAGCTGACCACGCCTCATCCCCTTCAGCAGGCTTCATCTTACGACACATCCAGAGATGCATTGCACAGAGGCCAAGACTGATGATCAAACCGGGAACAACACCACCAAGAAACATTCTGGTGATAGATTCCTGAGAGGCTACACCATAGATAACCATTGGAATACTTGGAGGAATAATAATACCTACACCACCCGCTGTAGCAGTAGCTGCCGCAGCATATCCCTTATCATAACCCTTATTGACCATGGCAGGAATCATCAACATGCCAACCGCTGCAGTTGTCGCAGGGCCGGAACCTGAAATTGCGCCAAAGAAGACACAGGCGAGGGCAGTAGAAACAGCAAGACCACCGGGAATGGGACCTACCATCTTTTCAGCCACGGTGACAAGTCTCTTGGAAACACCAGCCTTATCCATCAAGGCCCCGGCCAAAACAAAGGCGGGCAGAGCCATAATAGGAAAGGAGTTTACCGAGGTAAAGGCAATTTGAATGAGGGTTCCAAGATCCTGCCCCACGACCATAAATGACACCATGGCAGAAACGCCAAGCGCCACGGTAATGGGTGCTCCCAAAAGCAGTAATCCCGCAAAAGAGCAAAATAAAACAGCTGTTACAGACATACTCATTCCCCCTTTTAAGCTGACGCCGATGGCGATTTTTCTTTCTCGTCAGAGGCAGAATCATCATCATGGGCGAAGGTTTTTTTGCTTTCCTCTACTGCTGCCTTGTCCGGATCCATGATCTCTTTACCCAGGACAAATTTGATGTAGTCTACCTGAATGATACGTATACTCATCAAACCAAAGCTTAAAGGAAAAACTAAATAAACTACCCAGAGTTGCCAATCAAGGGCGGGGGTTGCATATGGAAATTCTCTCAAAAATTGAATCTCTTGACATCCCTTATAGATCAAAACAGCATTGAACCAAAGCCAAACGGCATCGCTCAAAAGAAAGCAGACAGTAGAAACCCACTTGGGAAAGAGATTAAACTGCAGGGTCACACGGTTATGGGCGCCAA from the Desulfotalea psychrophila LSv54 genome contains:
- a CDS encoding M48 family metallopeptidase gives rise to the protein MNRWLITFFMLFSLSACATSPTGRSQLMLVSPESAVASSRQAYVQTIQPLQKDGKVDSDPALSRRVRLITGRIIAQAIISHPEAKKWQWDVKVIDADETVNAWCMAGGKMAVYTGIVNKLKLTDDELAQVMAHEISHALANHTAEKMSVAMASSIGTLGMAIATRDSDNRGAIMSGTVLAASLAVTLPNSRAAENEADVMGIKFAALAGYDPRAAGSLWEKMAKEGGSRPAEFLSTHPAPANRQATLAALAQEMMPYYLDKKVRPVYQLP
- a CDS encoding TRAP transporter small permease, which codes for MLKKVVLAILDGVESYMCQILLAFFVLVLFLQIIMREIGIPLSWSEEVSRYSFVWFVFFGASYAARLGAHNRVTLQFNLFPKWVSTVCFLLSDAVWLWFNAVLIYKGCQEIQFLREFPYATPALDWQLWVVYLVFPLSFGLMSIRIIQVDYIKFVLGKEIMDPDKAAVEESKKTFAHDDDSASDEKEKSPSASA
- a CDS encoding TRAP transporter large permease, translated to MSVTAVLFCSFAGLLLLGAPITVALGVSAMVSFMVVGQDLGTLIQIAFTSVNSFPIMALPAFVLAGALMDKAGVSKRLVTVAEKMVGPIPGGLAVSTALACVFFGAISGSGPATTAAVGMLMIPAMVNKGYDKGYAAAATATAGGVGIIIPPSIPMVIYGVASQESITRMFLGGVVPGLIISLGLCAMHLWMCRKMKPAEGDEAWSAQELIKSVKDGFWAIMAPVVILGGIYTGIFTPTEAAIVAIFYVLFVGIFIYRELTFKSVQKCLETTSWITGRVLVIMFTAYAFGRLLIQYRIPNQIVEWLLTMTTNVNLVWIFVLILLLFFGMFMETLAIILLVTPVLLPVMTAFGVDPIHFGVVLVCCCGVGFSTPPLGENIFIASGIADVSIEKISVKALPFCAVTIGVILLITFCPQIVLWLPNLLM